The nucleotide sequence GTGTGTGGGTTTATGCCCTGATCACGGGTTCTCAAACCGGTCTGATTGTGCCGGTGGTGGGGGCGTCCGGGGCGGTCTTCGGTCTTTTGCTGGCGCAAGGGATGATCTTCGGCGAGCGCATTGTTTACTTCTTTATGCTGTTCCCGATGAAGACCAAGTACTTCGTGGCTTTGATGGGTCTGGTGCAATTGGCCTCCCTTATGACTTCCAGCGTCGCTGGCGGGGAAGTGGCTTATTTGGCCCATCTGGGCGGGATTGTGGCTGGCTTCATCTGCCTTAAAATGAAGGGCTGGTTTGACCGTAATGAATGGAAGAAGAAGGCCAAGAGCAAGGGCCGAAACCTGAGATTAGTTGTTAATAACGAAAAGAACGAAAAACCTCCGAAATACTGGAACTAACAAACGGCCCCCTTTACGGGGCCTTTTTTTTGGGCTATAAATGGGGGCTCGATTGCGAAAAGGGGATTTATGTCTTTGGCTCAAGCTAACAAAAATTTGAAGTATGACAAGCGTATGACTGAGAACAAGATCAACGCGGGTGAAATGACTAAAGAAGAATGGCAAAAGCACCTTGAGCAACTTCCTGATCTTGCCCACAACGTAGAGACGTTCACTATGGACGGCAAAAACACAAAAGACGACGACAACCACTAGGTTTTATCGTTTCAAGTGAAACTCTAAAAAGCACAGCCCTGGGGTTGTGCTTTTTGCGTTTTACGAGGCTCGTGGAACGTTATCAGTTCCCGGGCGGGTCTTTTGCTTGCGTCAGTCTGTTTAACGGCTGGTAATGGACTTATGAAATTGTTCGCTGCTTTGTTTGTACTGTTATTGGCTCCAGGGGCACGGGCCGCAGAAAAGAATTTTCAGTGCCGGGGTGATTTTAAAAACTCCAGTCAGATCTTTCGTTACTCTTTGGCCGTGGATGGAAAAAACACGCGCAGTCGTTTGACCCTGCACAAGGATGATCGCCAGACAAAAGACTTTGGCTGGAAAAAGTATGTGTCGACATCAGGAAAGATCATTGTTGATTCCCCGTGGTCGCAGTATCGCGCGTATCTCGTTCCTGACAGCACTGTCTATGTGCTGGTGCTGGTGAATCCATCCAGCGAAGTACAGATCGATGACGTGCCTTTCAGCCGTTTTTACTGTGTGAAATTTTTGCCTTAAAAAGTGCCATTTTCCCTTGGGTTCCCGGGTAGTTAGCCGCCGTAGTTCTGTAAACGAAAACGCATTGAAAGTGTACTGAGATTCTCGCGGAATTTCCCCGAAAAATTTGACGAAGCAGGTTGCATCCTTTACTAGTGTTCCAAATTTTTAAAGGAGCAACTGATGAGAATTTTGAGCGCAATCGTGACTCTGTTGGCGGCAATGACCGTTCAGGCGAAAACTGACAAGTTGGTGGTTTATTCCTCTTATGATGGCGAAAGACTTGCGCCAATCCTGCAACCATTCACTCAAGCCACTGGCATTGAAGTGGAAGTGGTTTTTGCTTCCTCTACTGATCTTTTGAAACAACTTGAAACTGAAGGTTTGAATTCCCGTGCGGATCTTTATCTGGATAAAGACATCGTTTACATGGGTGAAGCAAACCGCAAAGGCTTCTTGCAGTCTTTCACCACCAATGGTGTGACTCAAAAAGTTCCTTCTCACTTGATCTCTAACGACAAGAACTGGTTCTTGTTGTTCTACCGTGCACGCACTGTGATGTACAACACGCAGAAAGTGAATCCGGAAGATTTGAAAACTTATGCGGACCTGGGCGATCCTAAATGGAAAGGTCAGTTGTGCGTAAGAACTTCCAAAAACAGCTACAACGAAGCAATGGCTGCTTACTTTATCAAGCACTTTGGTGAAATCCAGGCGACAGCGTTGCTTGAATCATGGGTGAAAAACTTTGCAGTAGAGCCTTTGAAAGGTGACCGTGACGTGATCGCAGCTATCGCCAACGGCACTTGCGCGATCGGTGTTGCCAACACTTACTATCTGGCGCCTATCGTTCGTGACGATGCAACCTTCCCCGTGGGCGTTCGTTTCCTTGAGCAGGACAAAGTCGGCGCGCACATCAACGGTGTGGGTATCGGTATCACCAAGTCCTCTAAAAACACAGCGGCAGCCAACGCCTTCCTTGAATTCATGGTTTCCAAACCAGTTCAAGAAGCCGTTGCTGGTGGTTTCAGCCAGTACCCTGCAAGCAAAGAAGCAGACATGGCGCCAATCTTGAAAGAATTCGGTGGTTTTGCTGAAGACACGACCAACGTAAATGCAGTTTCTGATCTTGTGCCAGCAGGTATCGAGTTGATGAAAAAAGCGGGTTACAAATAGTTCCTGTTTTTAAAAACAAAAAAGCCACCTGATGAAGGTGGCTTTTTTTATTTGTGCTTATGGAATCACCGGCGGAGAATACGTCAGTGTTTCCCCCAGCGCCCACAGCATGAAAATCACCAGCGGTGCATGCACCACCAGTTGGGTCACCGTGTAGCCGACAATATCGCGGGCCTTCAGACCCAGGACTCCCAACAGAGCCATCATAAAGAACGGATTGATCAGATTCGGCAAAGCTTCGGCTGCGTTGTAAACCATCACAGTCCAGCCCAGATGCACATGCAGTTCGTTTGCCGCCTGCATCAGGTACGGAGCCTCGATGATCCATTTGCCACCACCTGATGGCACAAAGAATCCCAGCACCGCTGAATAAATTCCCATCAATGCCGAGAACGTGTCGCGCGTGGAAATCGACACGAAGAAGTCCGATATATGATGGGACAAAGTCACACCATCCGCGCCCGGAGCTTTCGTCAGAATGTAGGCGATACTTCCGTAAAGCGGGAACTGAATCAGAATCCCTGCCGTGGACGGCACGGCCTTGCTGATCGAGCGCAGGAAGCGTTTCGGTCTCCAGGTTAAAAGCATACCCAGAATCAGGAACAGGAAGTTGTAGGTATTTAAGTTTGAAATCGCCAGAATCACATCTTTGTTCTGGAATTCCAGCAACAGCCACCACAGCCCCAGGATCACCACAAAAATAGTCAGGATCGGAGAATACTCCAGCCAGTCACCGGGCTGCTTGGGTTTATCCACGTTGTCTTCGACGTCGTGGGACACATCAATTTGCAGATCCTGGGCGGTCACCGCGCGATCACGGGTCGGAGCGGACCAGTAGGCAATTGCCACAGAAACCACGGTCAGTACTGCCAGCATGATCAGGGACTGGGGCAGGAAGATGGTTTCGCTAAAGGGAATGACACCCGTAATAGGCAACAGTGATTTCGGAATGCTGTCGATGTTGGCTTGCAACTGCGCCGCGGAAGAACTCAGTCCCAGGGCCCAGGTTGCGCCCAGCCCCAGATACCCGGCGGCACCAGCCGCGCGATAGTCCATGCGCAGATCCATTCGGCGGGCCAGGGCTCGCACATACAGGCCACCAAACACCAAACTGAAGGCCCAGTTTAACAGAGATGCCAGAATCGTGAAGAAGGCCACATAGGCAACAGCTCCGCGTTCAGTCTTAGGCAGGCGCGCCAGCCAGTTGATGACCTTGCCCGCAGGCGGCGAGGAGGCCACGACATAACCCGAGATTGTGACGATCGCCATTTGCATGGTGAAAGGGATCAGACTCCAGTAACCGTCCCCAAAGGATGTGGCGATGGCTTTGGGGGACACGCCCGCAAGCAGGGCGCCGAGTCCGACCACCACGATGGCCAGGACAGCAAAGATATAAGAATCCGGGAACCAGCGTTCAGCCCAATTGGTGACCGAGGAAGCCAGGCGTTCCAGACTGCCGGTTTTTTTCTGAGTATCGCTCGATGTATTCATGCAAAAGACCTCTGTTTAAGAAATTAGATAGTCCCAGTGTGATACTTAGGAGGCTAATTTCCCAGCATTAAAATGCAATTAATGCTCATCTTAAACAGACCAGGTCTTTTAAATAAGAGTATTTTTGATGTTACTGAGTTTTTTGCGAAGAAGCGGTCATGGAGTTTTCGCGAGCGATCGCGGCCGCCACTTCCTGCTGACTGAACGGAGCCCATTCTTCGCGGATGATTTTATAAGTGTCACCGGATTTAAGGGCATAGATCGTCTTCACACCATAATCGACGTGTTTGTCGGATTCATAGCGCTGCAAAGTTTTCACCAGTAACTGATCGTTGTGTTGAACGATGTAGGGTTGGGACAGGTGAACTTTGATGTATTCGTATTTGGATTTCAGATTCTTTTTGTGGCTCATCCAGGATTTGAAATTGAAACCCGGAGCCTTGAACCCTTCGTCATAGAAGGTTTGGTATTTTTCGATGTCCTGGTTTTCCCAGGCTTGTCTCCAGCTTTCCACGAAGCGGCCCAGATCCAGGCGGCGCTTGTCGTGTTCAGATTTGGAAACATAGTTCACATGATCAAAAATCAGAATCGGGGTTTCACCCAGTTTGACATAGTCAGCAAGTTTTTTGATCACGTCATTGCGAACCACCACGCAGCCACGAGAGCCGCGGGTTAAAGGCACCGAGTCGGGAATCGCATGCAGCCAGATGCCGGAACCGGTTTTGTTTTCGCGTTTGTCGAAAAGATTTGGGTAGTTCGTTGTGAACGCCAGTCCGCCATAAAGGCTGAACGGAATTTTTGGCTGGCTCAAACGCTCTTGCAGGAAGTAAATGCCTTCCGGAGTTTTGTGATCATCACGTTTGGTTTTGTTGCCACCCATTTTACCGATGTCGGCAGGGTATTCGGTGATTTTTTGAATCAGTTCACCATTGCGCTCAAACACGGAAAGTTTGCGCTGTTCTTTATCCACCAGGAACACATAGCGGGAAAAGGCTTCGGTTTCAGAAATCTGAAGCAGGGAAGCAGGCAGCAGGTCTGTTTCAATTTGAGATGACGGCGCGACAGCAGGGCCCGCCAGAACTGGCAGACTCAACGCAAATAAAGCACAGCCCGTGAGCAATAGTCTCATGAATACTATTATGCACGAATAGGGCTTAATCTTGTCAAGTGCCTGTCCTCGGGTGTCCAGAGGTTAAACGTTTTCCGTGTAATTAAAATGTAAATAAAGTGGCCTTTGATATTAAGACCTAAGCCTGTTTCACCGATAGTTTCAATGAACAGAGGGTTACAAATGGCTGAAGCAAAAGAGACGTCTGCAAAACCAAAGAACACCGCCATGCTATTTCAGATCATGTTCGCAGTCCTGAATTTGGCTGTGATGGGTGCTGGTGGTTATATGGTTTATGCCTCGACGATGGGATGGGAAAGTCCCAAAATCACTGAAGAAGATGTTGATCGCGAACTGGCCTCTGTTTCTGATGAAGCCGACCTTGCGCCGTTGGTTTATACCATGGACAAGTTCACGGTGAATCTGGGGGGCGAACCCAAGCGCACCATCCGTCTTGAGATCAATCTGCAGATGCTGGGTAAAGAAGGTTTTGAAGAGGTGATGGAGCCGGAAAACCGCGCCAAAGCCCGCGACCGCATTGTCCGCCTGCTGAATGAAAAACCGTTTTCGGACCTCGACAGCATTCAAGGCAAGCTGTTCCTGAAAGACAAGATTGCCGGTGAAGTGAATGGCATTCTTCGTCGTGGCGTCGTGAAGGACGTTTTCTTCTCTGACTTCGTTGTTCAATAGTCAGGCTCAATAATTCCTCCGGCAGTATCTGCCAAAAGTCTTAAAGTCCTCAAGTTCGTTGTATTCATAGCCCCTCAGTTTCAAACTAGGGGCTATTGCATAACCAACGAAAGAAGCATCTATGAAACGGATTTCAACTTTGCTCTTGGGGCTGAGCCTGTCCCTGTCTGCTTACGCCGTGGACCCAACACCTGTACCGAAAGCTCCAGAAAAAGATGTCATCGGAACCATTCAAGGATGGGCGCCGAAAAACGACATGAAGATTTCCCTGCCAGTGACAAAGTTCACCCTGGACAACGGCTTGACCGTGCTTCTTTTGGAAGACCATGCAGTTCCAATGGTCAGCTATCACACCTGGTACCGTGTGGGTTCCCGTGATGAATCCCCGGGCGTGACGGGGGCTGCGCACATGCTTGAGCACATGATGTTTAAGGGTGCTAAGAAGTATGACGGTAAGTCGTTTGACCGTATCTTCCATGAAAACGGCATTACCAACAATGCTTTCACCACCAATGATTACACCGGCTTCTATGAAAACCTGCCAAGTTCCAAACTTGAGCTGGTCATGGACATGGAAGTGGACCGCATGAGTTCCCTTCTGATCAGCCCGGAAGATCTGAAAAGCGAAAAAGAAGTCGTAAAAGAAGAGCGCCGCTGGAGAGTCGACAACAACCCAATGGGTCTGTTGCGCGAACTGATGATGGGCACGATCTTCAAAGTGCATCCTTACAAATGGCCGGTGATTGGTTATATGAAGGACATCGAGGCTTATGATTCTGAAAAGCTTCGTTACTTCTATAATACTTTCTATGTGCCGAATAATGCGGTGCTGGTTGTTGTCGGGGACTTCAACACTTCCAAAGTGAAAAGCCTGATTGAAAAGTACTATGGCAAATTGCCATCCCGTCCTTTGCCGGAAAGAAAATACCCTTCCGAGCCGGCGCAAAAAGTTCAGCAAAACGCAACTTTGCGCAAAGACGTTCAAAACACTTCTTTCGTAGTTGCCTACAAGAGCCCGAAGCAGGGCCAGCCTGATATGTATGCTCTGGATCTGGCTGCGAATATTCTGGGTTATGGCACTTCCAGCCGTTTGCATAAACGTCTGGTGTATCAAAAACAATCGGCGACTTCGGCTTATTCCTACAACTATGCCATGCAGGATGAAGGTATGTTCGCCGTGGGTGTGAACCTGAAGCCGGGTCAAACACCGCAAGAGTCTTTGGATATCGTGTATAACGAAATCTGGAAGCTGCGTAATCAGAAAGTTTCTGAAGCAGAGTTGGAAAAAGCCAAAACCCAGGTGATGAAGGATCTTGTGGATTCTTTGAAAACCATGGATGGCAAAGCGCGCGCCCTGGCCGTGAACGAGATTGTGACTGGCAGCTATGAAAGCCTGTTCACAGATCTGGAAAAATACCAGGCCGTGACTGCGGATGACATCAAACGTGTTGCTGACAAATACACCCAACAAACACAGCGCTCGATCATCACCCTTGAACCCAAAGTGAAAAAGGAACAGTAGATATGAGAAATTTAGCCTTAGCTTTGACTTTGCCTTTGGTGTGCACCGCGGTTGTTTCCTGCTCCAGCTCCGGGAAAAAACCGGTCAGCAAACCACCTTCTGAAGGTTACGTGACCAAGGGGAATGGTTCTTTCAAACTTCAGCCGTACAAGGAAATCACCCTTTCCAACGGACTGAAGGTGTTCTTTATTCATGACAGTTCTTTGCCACGAGTCAGTCTGACCTTGATGATGAAAACCGGCAGCATGCAGGAAGGTTCGGACAAGCCGGGTCTGAATGCCTTGACCGCCTATCTGCTGGAGCAGGGGACACAAAGCCGTGATGCTCTGAAGCTGGCGGATGAATTCGGTCAGTTGGGTTCTTCCGTGGATGTATCCCCGGGGGCGGATGTGACGACGGTTTATTCCGACTCATTGTCTTCTTCTGCGGACACCTTGCTAAGCCTGTTTGCCGATGTGTCCATGAATCCGGCATTCAAGGATGCTGAAATCGGTCGCATGCGTTCTCAAATGCTGGCAGCCCTGCAAAAGAAGATCGACAGCCCTTCATCTTTTGCGGATGAAAAAATGGATCAATTTGTCTTTGGCAGTCATCCCTATGGCCGCGACATCAATGGGACGGCAGAAGGTCTGCGCTCCATTAACAAGCAGGACATCATTAAGCACTATTTGACGTTCTATCGTCCGAACAATGCCTCTTTGGCCGTGGTGGGGAACTTTGACCTGTCCTTTGAAAACAGAATTCAAGAGGTCTTTGGCAAATGGACGAAACGCACGATCCCGGAAGTGGCGGTGGCAGCGCCTCCGGTGAATGATTCCCTGCAGGTGAAGTTGATCGTTAAAAAAGGTTTGCAGCAAACTCAGATCCGCATGGGTCAGTTGGGTATTGCTCGCAACAATGACGACTTCCTGCGCTTGCGTCTGGCCAATGAAACAGTGGGTGGCAGCTTCGCCAGCCGCTTGAATCAAAAGGTGCGTGATGACCAGGGTCTGACTTATTCGATCAATTCTTACTTCGATGTGCGTAAAGAGCGCGGCAGTTACGATGTGACGACGTTCACAAAGAATGAAACAGCCGCAAAGACCATGGAAGAGGCTTTGAAAGTGGTTACTGAATTTGCCGCCAACGGGGCGACAGAACAGGAAGTGTCGGCCGGCCGCAATCAGCTGATCGGGCAGTTTCCACGCGCGATTGAAACCGCAGACCGACTGGCTTACAACCTGCTGGCGCTGGATTTCTATGGTATTTCGGTGGATTACCTGACGAACTACAACAAGACCGTCGGGAACATTAAACCGAAGGACGCCAACGCCGCCTTCAAAAAAGCGGTGGAACCGGCGAAGTTCAAGGTTCTGGTGTACGGGGATGAAAAGATCATCCCTCAGTTTGAAAAATACAAACCAACAATTGAACGAATCAAGTAAGACAGATTAAACAGCACAAATAAAAAACCCGCTCTGAAGACAGAGCGGGTTTTTTGTTTTTAAGTCTTTAAGTTGTCTCTTAGCGTTTTCTTTTGCGGGCTTTCAGGAAGATGTATGCTCCCAGGGCCGCCAGCAGAACCGCTCCGCCCAGCAGCAGGGCTTTGTTGTTGCCTTTGCCGCCTTCTTCTTCACCCTGAAGCATGTCCGCGGGCATCGCAGAACTGATCGGAGCGCCCAGTGTTTCAGACCCTGGACGGATCGGACCCAGTTCCGGTTTTGCCAGAAGGTTCTTGGAAGCGATCACACGCAAGCTCATCACGGCCTTGAAGAAGTCCTGGCTGTATTTGGTATAGTATTGTTTGTGCGCACTGAAGGTGATCAGGATGGCGATTTTATCCTTGATCGTTGCCAGATAGCGGGTGAAGTAGTTCGGAACTTCGGAGCCCAAGTGAAGGGAGTCAATCCAGGTCTGGTCATTGATCTGAACAGATTTGGATTTGTAGACGATTTTGGATTCGGCAGCGCCGCCGCCTTTAAGGGCCACAGAAATCGGGGCGTTCAGGTGCGACTCATACAGCGCAAAGGTGTCTGTAGGGCCCACTTCCTTGGCGGTCAGGATGATGATCGCCTCTTTGGCTTCTTTGTTTTGTTCGCTTCGGCAGACCCACTCGGTTTGCTCCAGGTTGCACTTCCAGGTCTCGGGCATTTCGAAAGCTATATAAGCATTACGAAAGACTTTTGCATGGGCGCTAAAACTGAGTAGAATAACGGCGAGTGATGCGAACAAACGTAACTTCATGCAGACCTCGGCTGGTTGACCATTAGTATTCCGGCTGTTCCGGAATAGGCGTTTGAAGTTCAAGTATAATAACAATTTCCTCTCGGATCAAAGAGCAAAAGGGAGATTTTCTTGTGAAGAACCTTTATCAGCTGACCACCTTTGTGACTGTCATCAGCGAAGGGAGCATGACTGCTGCGGCAGATAAGCTCTATCTGACTCAACCTGCGGTGTCTCAGCAGATTCGCAATCTGGAGGAAGATCTAGGCGTGGAGCTCCTGGTAAGGGGCGTACGCTCAATCAAAGCCACTCCTCAAGGGGAGGTGCTTTATGAGTACGCCAAGAAGATCATTCATCTGACCCAACAGGCTGAAATCGCCATTAAATCCATCGGTAATCAAATGAAGGGGCAGTTGCGAATTGGGACACTGAACTCTTTGGGTTTGCACGTGATGAGTCCCATTGTGGGACGCCTGATGCGCCACAATCCCGAGCTGACCCTGAAGATTGAATACGATCGCGGGGATGAGCTGATCAAGGGATACAAAAAAGGCCAGTACGATGTGCTGATCCTTCCGGATGTGCAGACGGAGTTTGCTTCCGAGCTTGATAGCAGCGAACAGAAATTCCTTTTGAAGGAAGAAATGTGGCTGGTGGGTTCAAGTAAAGATGAAAAAATGCCCCAACAGATCATGGTTAAGGACATGGGATCGTTCCCCCTGGTGGATTTTACCGAAGAATTCCCGGCCTTCTACAGCGAACTGCATGGCAAGATCCAGACCCAAGGGGCGAAGGTCAATTCGATCTTTGAATCCTCTAATGTCGGTACTTTGAAGCGCGTGATCGAAGCGGGACTGGGCTGGGGCTTCCTGCCAGCGCACTCGATCAAGAAACAAGTCCGTTCGGGCCGTTTGAATCGTGTGTACGTCAAAGACATGCACTACGAAATTGATCTGATGTTCTATTATAAAAAGAACTCTGACAGCCGTGCTTTGGTCGAGGTGTTCTATCAGACCTTGGCCCAGCAGGAAAAAGGCTGATCTTAGGTCTCATTAATATTGACTCCCTTTCTGCCGAAAAGATTCTCGGATCTTTTTCGTCGGAAGGGACGTCTATGAAGAAAAGCTATTCTATTCAGGTGAAACTGGCAGTGCCGATCATTCTCATCGCATTGTTGGTATTGGGAACAATGACTTTCCTTATGGCTAATAACAGCCATGAAAATGCAGAAAAAGCAGCGACTGATAAAACCGTGGCCATGGGGCAGGCTTACGCCACCGAAATGCGCCTGGAGGTTGAACGCGGACTGGATATTTCCCGCAACGTCGCGCACATTCTTGAATCCTTCAAAAAACACGGTAACACAAGCCGTTCGCAGGTAGCGGATGCTTTGCGTGAACTTCTGGAAAAGAACAAGTTCGTTATCGGTACATGGACGGGCTGGGAGCCGAATGCCTGGGATGGCAAGGACTCTGAATTTGTGTCCGTGCAAGGTCATGATGAAACCGGTCGTTTCGTGCCTTATTTGAACTGGGAAAAAGGCAAGTCATCTTTGACTCCGTTGGTGGGTTACGCCAAGCAGGGTGACGGTGACTATTATCTGGTTCCAAAACAGCGTTTGAAAGAAACCATGGTTGAACCTTACCTGTACCCAATTGATGGTGTGCAGGTGCTGATGACTTCCGCCGTGGTGCCTATTGTGATTGATGGCAAGTTTGTGGGCGTGGCAGGTGTCGATCTGCCGTTGAAAGATCTTCAGAAAAAAGCGGGGGGTATC is from Bdellovibrio bacteriovorus str. Tiberius and encodes:
- a CDS encoding Fe(3+) ABC transporter substrate-binding protein, coding for MRILSAIVTLLAAMTVQAKTDKLVVYSSYDGERLAPILQPFTQATGIEVEVVFASSTDLLKQLETEGLNSRADLYLDKDIVYMGEANRKGFLQSFTTNGVTQKVPSHLISNDKNWFLLFYRARTVMYNTQKVNPEDLKTYADLGDPKWKGQLCVRTSKNSYNEAMAAYFIKHFGEIQATALLESWVKNFAVEPLKGDRDVIAAIANGTCAIGVANTYYLAPIVRDDATFPVGVRFLEQDKVGAHINGVGIGITKSSKNTAAANAFLEFMVSKPVQEAVAGGFSQYPASKEADMAPILKEFGGFAEDTTNVNAVSDLVPAGIELMKKAGYK
- a CDS encoding rhomboid family intramembrane serine protease codes for the protein MNRGVTFQTAPMTPVVKWLLIINVAIWFVFQVIMEGFLRVPFTSIFGLFPGKVLFDFHIWQPFTYMFLHSMQVTHILFNMLMLWFFGAELEQRWGSKFFLIYYLVAGVGAAILYCLGVWVYALITGSQTGLIVPVVGASGAVFGLLLAQGMIFGERIVYFFMLFPMKTKYFVALMGLVQLASLMTSSVAGGEVAYLAHLGGIVAGFICLKMKGWFDRNEWKKKAKSKGRNLRLVVNNEKNEKPPKYWN
- a CDS encoding LysR family transcriptional regulator — encoded protein: MKNLYQLTTFVTVISEGSMTAAADKLYLTQPAVSQQIRNLEEDLGVELLVRGVRSIKATPQGEVLYEYAKKIIHLTQQAEIAIKSIGNQMKGQLRIGTLNSLGLHVMSPIVGRLMRHNPELTLKIEYDRGDELIKGYKKGQYDVLILPDVQTEFASELDSSEQKFLLKEEMWLVGSSKDEKMPQQIMVKDMGSFPLVDFTEEFPAFYSELHGKIQTQGAKVNSIFESSNVGTLKRVIEAGLGWGFLPAHSIKKQVRSGRLNRVYVKDMHYEIDLMFYYKKNSDSRALVEVFYQTLAQQEKG
- a CDS encoding flagellar basal body-associated FliL family protein — protein: MAEAKETSAKPKNTAMLFQIMFAVLNLAVMGAGGYMVYASTMGWESPKITEEDVDRELASVSDEADLAPLVYTMDKFTVNLGGEPKRTIRLEINLQMLGKEGFEEVMEPENRAKARDRIVRLLNEKPFSDLDSIQGKLFLKDKIAGEVNGILRRGVVKDVFFSDFVVQ
- a CDS encoding M16 family metallopeptidase, encoding MRNLALALTLPLVCTAVVSCSSSGKKPVSKPPSEGYVTKGNGSFKLQPYKEITLSNGLKVFFIHDSSLPRVSLTLMMKTGSMQEGSDKPGLNALTAYLLEQGTQSRDALKLADEFGQLGSSVDVSPGADVTTVYSDSLSSSADTLLSLFADVSMNPAFKDAEIGRMRSQMLAALQKKIDSPSSFADEKMDQFVFGSHPYGRDINGTAEGLRSINKQDIIKHYLTFYRPNNASLAVVGNFDLSFENRIQEVFGKWTKRTIPEVAVAAPPVNDSLQVKLIVKKGLQQTQIRMGQLGIARNNDDFLRLRLANETVGGSFASRLNQKVRDDQGLTYSINSYFDVRKERGSYDVTTFTKNETAAKTMEEALKVVTEFAANGATEQEVSAGRNQLIGQFPRAIETADRLAYNLLALDFYGISVDYLTNYNKTVGNIKPKDANAAFKKAVEPAKFKVLVYGDEKIIPQFEKYKPTIERIK
- a CDS encoding M16 family metallopeptidase codes for the protein MKRISTLLLGLSLSLSAYAVDPTPVPKAPEKDVIGTIQGWAPKNDMKISLPVTKFTLDNGLTVLLLEDHAVPMVSYHTWYRVGSRDESPGVTGAAHMLEHMMFKGAKKYDGKSFDRIFHENGITNNAFTTNDYTGFYENLPSSKLELVMDMEVDRMSSLLISPEDLKSEKEVVKEERRWRVDNNPMGLLRELMMGTIFKVHPYKWPVIGYMKDIEAYDSEKLRYFYNTFYVPNNAVLVVVGDFNTSKVKSLIEKYYGKLPSRPLPERKYPSEPAQKVQQNATLRKDVQNTSFVVAYKSPKQGQPDMYALDLAANILGYGTSSRLHKRLVYQKQSATSAYSYNYAMQDEGMFAVGVNLKPGQTPQESLDIVYNEIWKLRNQKVSEAELEKAKTQVMKDLVDSLKTMDGKARALAVNEIVTGSYESLFTDLEKYQAVTADDIKRVADKYTQQTQRSIITLEPKVKKEQ
- a CDS encoding L,D-transpeptidase family protein, with protein sequence MRLLLTGCALFALSLPVLAGPAVAPSSQIETDLLPASLLQISETEAFSRYVFLVDKEQRKLSVFERNGELIQKITEYPADIGKMGGNKTKRDDHKTPEGIYFLQERLSQPKIPFSLYGGLAFTTNYPNLFDKRENKTGSGIWLHAIPDSVPLTRGSRGCVVVRNDVIKKLADYVKLGETPILIFDHVNYVSKSEHDKRRLDLGRFVESWRQAWENQDIEKYQTFYDEGFKAPGFNFKSWMSHKKNLKSKYEYIKVHLSQPYIVQHNDQLLVKTLQRYESDKHVDYGVKTIYALKSGDTYKIIREEWAPFSQQEVAAAIARENSMTASSQKTQ
- a CDS encoding short-chain fatty acid transporter; amino-acid sequence: MNTSSDTQKKTGSLERLASSVTNWAERWFPDSYIFAVLAIVVVGLGALLAGVSPKAIATSFGDGYWSLIPFTMQMAIVTISGYVVASSPPAGKVINWLARLPKTERGAVAYVAFFTILASLLNWAFSLVFGGLYVRALARRMDLRMDYRAAGAAGYLGLGATWALGLSSSAAQLQANIDSIPKSLLPITGVIPFSETIFLPQSLIMLAVLTVVSVAIAYWSAPTRDRAVTAQDLQIDVSHDVEDNVDKPKQPGDWLEYSPILTIFVVILGLWWLLLEFQNKDVILAISNLNTYNFLFLILGMLLTWRPKRFLRSISKAVPSTAGILIQFPLYGSIAYILTKAPGADGVTLSHHISDFFVSISTRDTFSALMGIYSAVLGFFVPSGGGKWIIEAPYLMQAANELHVHLGWTVMVYNAAEALPNLINPFFMMALLGVLGLKARDIVGYTVTQLVVHAPLVIFMLWALGETLTYSPPVIP